From a single Leishmania braziliensis MHOM/BR/75/M2904 complete genome, chromosome 28 genomic region:
- a CDS encoding putative RNA binding protein, whose product MPEGLTRKERRRWETRQQLERQMSRLNSSAVAAKEMIVEAAAQHRDTASDFGNDNAAAASEPKLRHDPKFKNGTFWRDRKEKRARTLFLGGIPFSFSVKQVKDFISTVLDFDQGSSDYVDQIGKDAEVVDEVDILPVKHHSKVKHMYVTMASVSLAGCAAALLDGYKVEGRVLRCNFAANKSEREEAIRRRTVAQR is encoded by the coding sequence ATGCCGGAGGGTCTGACTCGCAAGGAACGCCGGCGCTGGGAAAcgaggcagcagctggagcgcCAGATGTCGCGACTGAACTCGAGTGCTGTGGCTGCAAAGGAGATGATCGTGgaggcagctgcgcagcaccgcgacACGGCAAGTGATTTCGGCAATGACAATGCGGCTGCCGCGTCAGAGCCGAAACTGCGGCACGACCCCAAGTTCAAGAACGGCACATTTTGGCGTGAtcgaaaggaaaagagggcgCGGACGCTTTTCCTTGGTGGCATACCCTTCTCATTCTCGGTGAAGCAGGTGAAGGACTTCATTAGCACCGTGCTGGACTTTGATCAGGGCTCCAGCGATTACGTGGATCAGATTGGCAAGgacgcggaggtggtggatgAGGTAGACATACTACCGGTAAAGCACCATAGTAAGGTCAAGCACATGTATGTGACCATGGCATCCGTCTCGCTCGCCggctgcgccgcagcgctgctggacggATACAaagtggaggggagggtgctACGGTGTAACTTTGCAGCGAATAAGTCGGAGCGCGAAGAGGCAATCCGGCGACGAACTGTCGCACAGCGATGA
- a CDS encoding putative pantothenate kinase subunit: protein MPTNDGGCASARVLSYNFNILPRGSGGYQHERIETFLASIDAYDVVLLQEVYATSYFPYVLQKQLCYQKMLLDGLKAKGLHYYVISRQPSYLTMLRYNVCSDNGLIIASRFPIWHRGSYTFRNHERGEATVSKGCLFAEVEVPAAHGEGSQRIVFFNVHLRPQDNLPSESSQMQQVHRFVEAALTQVREQHNGNNAPGVRQRKGAEVPFIIAGDFNIYGIDPVTGHSSKRFQEMLNQFQDIGSVRDVIYEETGQNPPTRPPILFFPELSKLERYESTPQRQDYFLAEARIQVEKPHLEKYVVSRRRPYTYLSDHFGITCRVTLPLNERDNFQARSYSRLNVSSLVEAANHEHSNPTSDARLEAVLIAVLAWWLFSFSFTSLMLCAALVWLVRWAQHYSASPVLGEPPLLTMEALKEKGDMCFANTAFNPLAGVRTLGEMWERSVARFRTFKCLGATSELGEPEWITYGTVDIRARELGAGLLKMDFRAGDLIGVACEPSRSIVILEVACALYGFTTVPLAGKRSTMRTLLDRHKIRVAVGDRNSVVALLTCRSTKLEAVLYTSAFVDESDHAAAKDLNIRLIPFEFVEQKGRLSPVAPLKEHVTTDSVFTYTMDNTDSVACGDESALLPVRHSTILYDLSLLLMTGVLPSSFKGESMVWFSPMALLFHRVCVLGMLSQGNAIATVDAAHLQEAFVKFHPTLLVTSPALFSTSRLQLSRAQHRHSSVYNWFFNRAFQLRSRLIHLKRQDSSLLRFIFFRAFQEQLGGCVRKIILSVSQESTTFSLLEHISVCYVPLVCEVSYLNCVGVCTIDGTPAPSMQADLEPISDLSNSAGIGQLVITKKGEPRRRLEIAAQWKRDGTAVFLGAPLGILWPVAYQYAIAAELERIFSVSRYVNAIFVYCDSLKPIIAVVYPNRDTIEFEWHLSHGGDGPARQLGWKELVEYAMSIISADLASIAGEAHLHPSQIPEFVHLYPHAFSDHSTFLTPFGKIRRDAVHSYFSSVFERLYNGSETLPLAALSVDWQEDVSDAESSVTRVSSMCSFDLQVPVTIDIGGTFAKIAFVMPPMTDTLPTFPSIIHEASSLSEKLGVRTFHFFAGEEAANNELRTRPHSRVGTLRFLKIPSQQIPRFADYLASIHAIKYFKPQYTTQVRATGGGAFKYASTARSVLGINFSVVREMDAVVKGLNLVLRIAPESVFTVDSITGVHQPHQLVSSGDGFSPFPYLLINIGSGISFIKCTGADGSHVRVGGSPIGGATFWGLIRTMTNLTSWEEVIEIMRLDGPGDNKNIDLLVGDIYGYNANDLPAMLFSETVASTFGKLGTERFYDLSRGDSTTHFADDDATGEILSPKASKASSMVSKRPARNGTKAASAIDIVRSLLNMIASNVTQLAYLHARLHGVPNIFFAGGFVRDNAMIWSLISSTMKYWSSGECHAHFLEHDGYLGALGCAILNSHRDATNE, encoded by the coding sequence ATGCCAACGAACGATGGGGGCTGTGCCTCGGCACGGGTACTCAGCTACAACTTCAACATTCTTCCTCGAGGAAGTGGTGGGTATCAGCATGAACGCATTGAAACCTTTCTTGCTAGCATCGATGCCTACgatgtggtgctgctgcaggaggtgtACGCGACGAGCTACTTTCCCTACGTGCTGCAGAAACAGTTGTGCTACCAGAAGATGCTTCTGGATGGGCTCAAGGCTAAAGGACTTCACTATTACGTGATTTCACGGCAGCCATCTTATCTGACCATGCTGCGGTACAACGTCTGCTCCGACAACGGCCTCATCATCGCCTCACGGTTTCCGATTTGGCACCGCGGCTCCTATACATTTCGCAACCACGAACGCGGAGAGGCAACGGTCAGTAAAGGATGTCTGTTCGCCGAAGTCGAAGTGCCCGCTGCGCACGGTGAGGGAAGCCAGCGTATTGTGTTCTTCAATGTACATCTGCGTCCACAGGACAACCTGCCCTCTGAATCGTCGCAGATGCAGCAGGTTCACCGCTTCGTGGAGGCAGCTCTGACCCAGGTGCGGGAGCAGCACAACGGTAACAACGCACCGGGAGTGCGGCAACGGAAGGGTGCGGAGGTGCCGTTTATCATTGCTGGTGATTTCAACATCTACGGCATAGACCCGGTGACCGGACACTCATCAAAGAGGTTCCAGGAGATGCTGAACCAATTCCAGGACATCGGGTCTGTTCGGGACGTCATTTACGAGGAGACAGGACAAAACCCGCCGACTCGCCCGCCGATTCTTTTCTTTCCAGAGTTGTCGAAGCTGGAGCGCTACGAGTCAACGCCGCAGCGACAGGACTACTTCTTGGCGGAGGCGCGTATTCAGGTCGAGAAACCGCACCTGGAGAAGTACGTGgtgagccgccgccgcccgtACACGTATTTGTCGGACCACTTTGGTATTACCTGCCGTGTGACGTTGCCACTGAACGAGCGTGATAACTTCCAAGCGCGGTCGTATTCGCGCCTCAATGTTTCCTCTCTCGTCGAGGCAGCTAACCACGAACACTCAAACCCCACGTCTGATGCGCGGCTTGAAGCAGTCCTTATTGCCGTGCTAGCTTGGTggctcttctccttcagtTTCACGTCTCTGATGCTCTGCGCCGCACTCGTTTGGCTGGTGCGCTGGGCTCAGCACTACAGCGCCTCGCCGGTGTTGGGCGAACCGCCTCTGCTGACGATGGAAGCACtcaaagagaagggggacaTGTGCTTCGCCAACACGGCCTTCAATCCCCTCGCAGGAGTGCGCACGCTCGGGGAAATGTGGGAGCGCAGTGTGGCCCGCTTCCGAACATTCAAGTGCCTTGGCGCTACCAGCGAGCTCGGGGAGCCGGAGTGGATAACGTACGGTACGGTAGACATCCGTGCGCGAGAGCTCGGCGCTGGTCTCTTGAAAATGGACTTTCGTGCTGGCGATCTGATTGGCGTGGCGTGCGAGCCGAGCCGCAGCATTGTTATTCTAGAAGTGGCGTGCGCCTTGTACGGCTTCACAacggtgccgctggcggGTAAGCGCAGCACGATGCGTACTCTGCTGGACCGCCATAAGATTCGTGTCGCTGTCGGAGACCGCAACTCCGTGGTGGCGCTCCTCACGTGCCGCTCCACTAAGCTGGAGGCCGTCCTTTACACCAGCGCCTTTGTCGACGAGAGCGATCACGCGGCAGCGAAGGATCTGAACATCCGACTCATCCCTTTTGAGTTCGTCGAGCAGAAGGGGCGACTGAGCCCGGTCGCACCACTGAAGGAGCACGTGACGACGGACTCGGTCTTCACGTATACAATGGACAACACGGATAGTGTGGCGTGTGGCGACGagagtgcgctgctgccagtgCGCCACTCCACCATTCTGTACGATCTGAGCCTGTTGCTGATGACGGGTGTGCTTCCCTCGTCGTTTAAGGGAGAATCGATGGTGTGGTTCAGCCCCATGGCACTGCTCTTTCATCGCGTATGCGTGCTTGGCATGCTGAGCCAGGGCAATGCCATCGCCACTGTCGACGCGGCGCACTTGCAGGAAGCTTTTGTGAAGTTCCACCCTACTCTCCTGGTCACCTCGCCAGCGCTCTTCAGCACGAGCCGCCTGCAGCTTAgccgcgcgcagcaccggcacAGCTCTGTGTACAACTGGTTCTTCAACCGCGCCTTTCAGCTGCGCTCGCGTCTCATCCACCTCAAACGGCAGGATAGTTCCCTTCTCCGCTTTATCTTCTTCCGTGCTTTCCAGGAACAGCTAGGCGGGTGCGTGCGCAAGATCATTTTGAGTGTTTCGCAGGAGAGCACCACCTTCAGCCTGCTGGAGCATATCAGTGTGTGCTACGTGCCGCTGGTGTGTGAGGTGAGCTACCTAAACTGCGTCGGCGTCTGCACGATCGATGGTacgccagcgccgtcgaTGCAGGCCGACTTGGAGCCCATCAGCGACCTCTCCAACAGTGCCGGTATCGGTCAGCTGGTCATCACGAAAAAAGGCGAGCCTCGCAGGCGCCTCGAGATTGCGGCGCAGTGGAAGCGCGATGGCACTGCTGTGTTTCTTGGGGCACCGCTGGGCATCCTCTGGCCAGTTGCATACCAGTACGCCattgcggcggagctggagcgcaTCTTTTCTGTTTCACGATACGTCAACGCTATCTTTGTCTACTGTGACTCGCTGAAGCCTATTATCGCCGTTGTGTACCCGAACCGCGACACGATCGAGTTCGAGTGGCACCTGTCCCATGGCGGCGATGGCCCAGCGCGGCAGCTCGGCTGGAAAGAGTTGGTTGAGTACGCCATGTCCATCATCTCAGCCGATCTTGCTAGCATCGCTGGAGAGGCGCATCTGCACCCGTCACAAATTCCCGAGTTTGTGCACCTCTACCCCCACGCGTTCAGCGACCACAGTACATTCCTCACGCCCTTCGGCAAGATTCGCCGCGACGCTGTGCACAGCTACTTCAGTTCTGTCTTCGAGAGGCTGTACAACGGTAGCGAAACCCTACCCCTTGCCGCGCTCAGCGTGGACTGGCAGGAGGACGTGAGCGACGCCGAGAGCAGTGTCACGAGGGTAAGCTCTATGTGTAGTTTTGATCTTCAGGTGCCGGTTACCATCGACATTGGAGGCACGTTTGCGAAGATCGCCTTCGTCATGCCTCCCATGACAGACACATTGCCGACGTTCCCATCGATCATTCACgaggcgtcgtcgctgtcggaGAAGTTGGGGGTGCGGACATTTCACTTCTTTGCGGGCGAGGAAGCGGCTAATAACGAGTTGCGTACGCGGCCTCACTCGCGTGTTGGCACACTGCGTTTCTTGAAGATCCCCTCCCAGCAGATCCCGAGATTCGCTGATTACCTCGCCAGTATCCACGCCATCAAATACTTCAAGCCGCAGTACACCACTCAGGTGCGCGccactggcggcggcgcattCAAGTATGCTTCGACGGCGCGAAGCGTCTTGGGCATCAACTTCAGCGTTGTGAGGGAGATGGACGCCGTGGTGAAAGGCCTCAATCTGGTTCTTCGCATCGCACCCGAGTCCGTCTTTACGGTGGATTCAATAACCGGCGTCCACCAACCACATCAGCTCGTGAGCAGCGGAGACGGCTTCTCGCCGTTTCCATACTTGCTCATCAACATTGGGTCTGGTATCTCTTTCATCAAGTGTACCGGTGCCGACGGCTcgcatgtgcgtgtaggTGGCTCCCCCATCGGCGGTGCTACGTTCTGGGGCCTCATACGCACCATGACGAACCTCACGTCGTGGGAGGAGGTCATTGAGATTATGCGGCTGGACGGCCCTGGTGACAACAAGAACATCGACTTGCTTGTCGGTGACATCTACGGCTACAATGCAAATGACTTGCCTGCTATGCTATTTAGTGAGACTGTGGCGAGCACCTTCGGCAAGCTGGGGACGGAGCGCTTTTATGACCTGAGCCGTGGCGACAGCACCACCCACTTTGCAGACGATGATGCGACGGGCGAGATTCTGTCGCCGAAGGCGTCGAAAGCGTCATCGATGGTCTCAAAGCGGCCTGCTCGCAACGGAACGAAGGCGGCATCAGCCATTGATATTGTGCGATCTCTACTCAATATGATCGCAAGTAACGTTACGCAGCTTGCGTACCTGCATGCCCGCCTTCATGGGGTGCCAAACATCTTCTTTGCTGGCGGCTTTGTACGCGACAATGCGATGATCTGGAGTTTGATAAGCTCCACGATGAAGTACTGGTCCTCCGGGGAGTGCCACGCTCACTTCCTCGAGCATGACGGCTACCTCGGAGCACTCGGGTGCGCCATTCTCAACTCTCACAGGGATGCAACAAACGAGTAG
- a CDS encoding putative phopshatase: MSKPPPVSTFCEFGEWKSEGNDSDHSCSSNSSSSSSTPCHASKRFSSFAAAALGKAQHKLSTLSISDTEDELRTEIEQSKSSLECNLSALRLSAVPSDVPVSIVRKISLSENKLVSLPEALFSNGSFCALVELVLNTNQLTSLPLSLFYLPHLQVLSVNNNSLTSLPFERVGGAARNAAGSPFLPSVRRIGMESNELQRLPLSLLEWCPLLEELFLAMNEAMLNEPVSYDSLQKIRRPSTKRVVLRVDNRPRFVKQLEEQRWAGTLPWLHVELNKIYPDKVLDYLFLGSLRTAQTVTVYHDLDICYVLTVGRNLEAVIEPWMRQLVLAVDDFPEQTLAPVFEDAFSFIDEARSHKKGILIHCFAGLSRSVTIAVAYLMHLKGIPRDEALALVRLARPAARPNDGFLRELGVYEEILRSRHIIHE, encoded by the coding sequence ATGAGTAAGCCGCCTCCCGTCTCGACCTTCTGCGAGTTTGGGGAGTGGAAGTCGGAAGGAAACGACTCCGATCACTCATGCTCTTCCaactcttcttcttcgtcaAGTACCCCCTGCCACGCTTCTAAGCGGTTTAGCTCCTTTGCGGCTGCGGCACTTGGCAAAGCGCAGCACAAGTTAAGCACCCTGTCGATCTCTGACACAGAAGACGAGCTGCGTACTGAAATCGAGCAAAGCAAGTCGTCACTAGAATGTAACCTGTCTGCACTGAGGCTGTCCGCCGTGCCATCGGATGTGCCAGTGAGCATCGTGCGTAAGATCTCTCTCTCGGAGAACAAACTTGTCTCGCTGCCGGAAGCGCTCTTCTCAAATGGGTCATTCTGCGCGCTGGTGGAGTTGGTCCTGAACACCAATCAGCTGACGtctcttccgctctctcttttttacCTTCCCCACCTGCAGGTGCTGTCAGTGAACAACAACTCACTGACATCGCTGCCGTTTGAGCGTGTGGGGGGCGCAGCGCGTAACGCAGCCGGCAGTCCGTTTTTGCCATCGGTGCGGCGTATTGGGATGGAGTCGAATGaactgcagcgcctgccgtTGTCCCTGCTGGAGTGGTGCCCCTTGCTGGAGGAGTTGTTCTTGGCAATGAACGAGGCAATGCTCAATGAGCCTGTGTCCTATGACTCTCTCCAGAAGATACGCCGGCCTTCCACCAAGCGCGTCGTGCTCAGAGTTGATAACCGCCCTCGTTTCGTGAAGCAGCTCGAGGAGCAGCGTTGGGCTGGAACTCTGCCATGGCTGCACGTTGAGCTCAACAAGATCTACCCTGACAAAGTACTGGATTATCTCTTCTTAGGATCCTTGCGCACTGCACAGACGGTGACGGTGTACCACGATCTCGACATCTGCTATGTCCTTACGGTGGGACGCAACTTGGAGGCGGTAATTGAGCCGTGGATGCGGCAGCTTGTCCTTGCTGTTGACGACTTCCCGGAGCAGACATTGGCGCCCGTCTTCGAAGACGCCTTCAGCTTCATCGACGAGGCGAGGTCGCATAAGAAAGGCATCCTCATCCACTGCTTTGCTGGCCTGTCTAGGTCTGTCACGATTGCAGTAGCATACCTAATGCACCTCAAGGGGATCCCACGCGACGAGGCACTGGCCCTCGTACGCCTGGCGAGACCGGCGGCACGGCCAAATGATGGCTTTCTCCGCGAGCTGGGCGTCTACGAAGAGATCTTGCGTAGTCGCCACATCATTCATGAGTAA